One genomic segment of Methylocystis sp. SC2 includes these proteins:
- a CDS encoding formylmethanofuran dehydrogenase, with product METATLDGKAIALGDAYRHAGKILKEAAFPLIAGLGADVAGARAAILLAERLKGAFDHLASRETLADLDVKRSFGMFTTTANEARLRGDCVVMIGPGLTRAWPGMLERLALAEPPRRGAQAQQPRKVIWVGPDGDEAKAVPGAKVIPASEQELSGVLAAWRARFGGRPVALGAEKIALIDGLVETLRNARFGVFVWSASTLDPLAIEMLQALVIELNATTRFTGVHIGGRSGASGVTQAAGWMTGFPPRTGFGRGYPEHDPWRFEASRLVDSGEADAAMWISAFDGEKPAWSRADIPLITLAPAQAAPSRGLFIEVGQPGVTHDSVLMSQETGGMTLRKASAPTDAPSVAQAIGAILAEVSEGAWR from the coding sequence CCGACGTCGCCGGCGCGCGCGCCGCGATCCTTTTGGCCGAGCGGCTGAAGGGCGCCTTCGATCATCTCGCGTCGCGTGAAACGCTCGCCGATCTCGACGTCAAGCGTTCCTTCGGCATGTTCACGACGACGGCGAACGAAGCGCGGCTTCGCGGCGACTGCGTCGTAATGATCGGCCCGGGGCTGACGCGCGCCTGGCCTGGAATGCTGGAGCGCCTTGCGCTTGCCGAGCCGCCGCGCCGCGGAGCGCAAGCGCAGCAGCCGCGCAAGGTGATCTGGGTCGGACCGGACGGCGACGAAGCGAAGGCCGTCCCTGGCGCAAAGGTCATTCCGGCCTCCGAGCAGGAACTTTCCGGCGTGCTGGCGGCGTGGCGCGCCCGCTTCGGCGGACGGCCGGTGGCGCTGGGCGCCGAAAAAATCGCGCTCATCGACGGCCTCGTCGAGACGCTGCGCAACGCCCGCTTTGGCGTCTTCGTCTGGTCGGCGTCGACGCTCGATCCGCTGGCGATCGAGATGCTGCAGGCTTTGGTGATCGAGCTTAACGCCACGACCCGATTCACCGGCGTTCATATCGGCGGCCGCAGCGGCGCGTCGGGGGTTACGCAAGCCGCCGGCTGGATGACGGGCTTTCCGCCGCGCACGGGTTTTGGCCGCGGCTATCCCGAGCACGACCCCTGGCGTTTCGAAGCCTCTCGGCTTGTCGACAGCGGCGAGGCCGATGCGGCGATGTGGATTTCCGCCTTTGACGGCGAGAAGCCCGCCTGGTCCCGCGCCGACATCCCGCTCATCACGCTGGCGCCGGCCCAGGCGGCGCCGTCGCGGGGGCTGTTCATTGAAGTCGGTCAGCCCGGCGTCACGCATGATTCGGTGCTGATGAGTCAGGAGACCGGCGGCATGACGCTGCGTAAAGCCAGCGCGCCGACCGACGCGCCGAGCGTCGCGCAGGCGATCGGCGCCATCTTAGCGGAAGTTTCGGAGGGCGCATGGCGCTGA
- a CDS encoding formylmethanofuran dehydrogenase subunit C: protein MKPFTFTLRQEPPQRVDLSALTPDRLAGKSVAQIEAIELGVTRISTKVGDLFKVSEGDLKTVRFEGGCSRFDLLGAKLLPGFAIHVEGDVGAQCGRLAKGGKITVAGNAGPHAASGNLGAEMEIGGDVGDFLAGPLAGELAGMAGGRVIVRGKAGERAGDRLRRGVLVIEGDAGEDLGARVIAGTILVLGEAKGRVGYLNKRGSIVLARGGCFGSTYVDCGAHELTFARLFARSLRDHSAPAADLLSRKLRRYGGDTAVFGKGEILTPD, encoded by the coding sequence GTGAAGCCCTTTACCTTCACGCTTCGCCAGGAGCCGCCGCAGCGCGTCGATCTCTCGGCGCTGACGCCCGACCGCCTGGCGGGAAAATCCGTCGCGCAGATCGAAGCGATCGAACTCGGCGTGACGCGGATTTCGACGAAAGTCGGCGACCTTTTCAAAGTCTCGGAAGGCGATCTGAAGACTGTTCGCTTTGAGGGCGGCTGCTCGCGCTTCGATCTTCTCGGCGCGAAGCTTCTGCCTGGCTTTGCGATTCATGTCGAAGGCGACGTCGGGGCGCAATGCGGCCGTCTCGCCAAGGGCGGGAAGATCACCGTCGCCGGAAACGCCGGCCCGCACGCAGCTTCCGGCAACCTTGGCGCCGAGATGGAGATCGGGGGCGACGTCGGCGATTTCCTCGCCGGTCCGCTCGCGGGCGAACTCGCCGGCATGGCCGGCGGGCGCGTCATCGTCCGCGGCAAGGCGGGCGAACGCGCCGGCGACCGGCTGCGCCGCGGCGTTCTCGTCATCGAGGGCGACGCCGGCGAAGATCTCGGCGCGCGCGTCATCGCCGGCACCATCCTGGTTTTGGGCGAGGCCAAGGGACGCGTCGGCTATCTTAACAAACGCGGCTCGATCGTGCTTGCGCGCGGCGGCTGCTTCGGTTCGACCTATGTCGACTGCGGCGCGCATGAGCTTACTTTCGCAAGGCTTTTCGCACGCTCTCTCAGGGATCATAGCGCCCCCGCCGCCGATCTTCTGTCGCGCAAACTCCGCCGCTATGGCGGCGACACGGCGGTCTTTGGCAAGGGCGAGATATTGACCCCCGACTGA
- the fhcD gene encoding formylmethanofuran--tetrahydromethanopterin N-formyltransferase: protein MPDIIRNGVTIDDNFAEAFPMSGTGILITAPNAKWARQAALTMTGFATSVIGCGCEAGIDREVPPEETPDGRPGVRALLFAMSSKDAEKQLVNRLGQCVLTCPGSAVYSTVAGEFEIKVGDAVRQFGDKWQMSKVVDGRRYWRVPVMDGEFFCEGKVGLTKKSVGGGNLLIMGADWEKTMRATEAAVSAIDDVADAIAPFPGGIVRSGSKVGSKYKGMSASTNDAYCPTLRGVTKSELDADIGCVLEIVIDGLTDNAVREAMRAGLHAIIEMGPEQGAKRVGAGNYGGKLGPFHYHLKELLP from the coding sequence ATGCCGGATATAATTCGCAACGGCGTGACGATAGACGACAATTTCGCCGAAGCCTTCCCGATGAGCGGGACGGGCATACTGATCACGGCGCCGAACGCCAAATGGGCGCGGCAGGCGGCGCTGACCATGACGGGCTTCGCCACGTCGGTCATCGGCTGCGGCTGCGAGGCCGGGATTGATCGCGAAGTGCCGCCCGAAGAAACGCCGGACGGACGTCCGGGCGTGCGCGCGCTGCTCTTCGCCATGTCGTCGAAGGACGCCGAGAAGCAGCTCGTCAACCGACTCGGCCAATGCGTGCTGACGTGCCCGGGCTCCGCGGTCTATTCGACCGTCGCCGGCGAATTCGAAATCAAGGTCGGCGACGCGGTGCGCCAATTCGGCGACAAATGGCAGATGTCGAAGGTCGTCGACGGGCGGCGCTACTGGCGCGTGCCGGTGATGGATGGCGAATTCTTCTGCGAAGGCAAAGTCGGCCTGACGAAGAAATCCGTCGGCGGCGGCAATCTTCTGATCATGGGCGCGGACTGGGAAAAGACCATGCGCGCGACCGAGGCCGCCGTCTCAGCCATCGACGACGTCGCCGACGCGATTGCGCCGTTCCCCGGCGGCATCGTGCGCTCGGGCTCGAAGGTCGGTTCGAAATACAAGGGCATGAGCGCATCGACCAATGACGCCTATTGTCCGACATTGCGCGGCGTCACCAAAAGCGAGCTCGACGCGGATATCGGCTGCGTGCTCGAAATCGTCATCGACGGCTTGACCGACAACGCCGTGCGCGAAGCGATGCGCGCTGGACTTCACGCGATCATCGAGATGGGGCCGGAGCAGGGCGCCAAGCGCGTCGGCGCCGGCAATTACGGCGGCAAGCTCGGACCGTTCCATTATCATCTGAAGGAATTGCTGCCGTGA
- a CDS encoding formylmethanofuran dehydrogenase subunit A, which translates to MALTVLRGGHVVDPATDQDAIGDVWFEDGRIVERPEGRSADKEIDVSGHIVMAGAIDIHSHIAGGNVNTARLLLPELHRAIRARLADTPLSTAKWSSYETGRLYAQMGFTTVVEPAMAPHHALQTHLEFNDVPIIDKGALTVLGNDDFLLGMLRDGETDGAINDYVAQTVENTRSLGLKCINPGGVEAFKDNMRAFGLDDVVPFYGLTSRQIFQALQKSTQAVGIAHPLHLHMNNLGLAGNIDTALATIDAAQGLPLHLAHVQFYAYGKEGKNGFSSAGALFAEKINANPNVSVDVGQVMFSDTVTISSDVLKQFNSLPGAIPKKGAIFDGDANGGGIVPYVYKISNYYNAIQWAAGLELFLLIDNPEQVFFTTDHPNGGPFTTYPELFALLMSADLRAQHLARLPAEVLEQTTLPSISREYTLYEIAQMSRSGAAKLFGFVDRGRLSPGAVADIAVYKPGRDVAGMFRRAALVFKDGVLVVRDGQVSHYTRGKTLHIRPRYDQQITKRLDSYYDDLYGLPRSIFDVPDAALPHKDAFAEVPCRI; encoded by the coding sequence ATGGCGCTGACAGTTTTGCGCGGCGGCCATGTCGTCGATCCGGCGACCGACCAGGACGCGATCGGGGACGTGTGGTTCGAGGACGGCCGCATCGTCGAACGGCCCGAAGGGCGCAGCGCCGACAAGGAGATCGACGTCTCCGGCCATATCGTCATGGCCGGCGCGATCGACATCCATTCGCACATCGCCGGCGGCAATGTGAACACGGCGCGACTGCTGCTGCCGGAGCTGCATCGCGCGATTCGCGCCCGGCTGGCCGATACGCCGCTGTCGACGGCCAAATGGTCGAGCTACGAGACCGGCCGCCTCTACGCGCAGATGGGCTTCACCACGGTGGTCGAACCGGCGATGGCGCCGCATCACGCCCTGCAGACCCATCTCGAATTCAACGACGTACCGATCATCGACAAGGGCGCGCTCACCGTGCTCGGCAACGATGACTTTCTGCTCGGCATGCTGCGCGACGGCGAGACCGACGGCGCGATCAACGACTATGTCGCGCAGACCGTCGAGAACACCCGTTCGCTCGGCTTGAAGTGCATCAATCCCGGCGGGGTCGAGGCCTTCAAGGACAACATGCGCGCCTTTGGGCTCGACGACGTCGTGCCATTTTACGGGCTGACGTCGCGCCAGATCTTCCAGGCGCTGCAGAAGTCGACTCAGGCGGTGGGCATTGCCCATCCGCTGCATCTGCACATGAACAATCTCGGGCTCGCCGGCAATATCGACACGGCGCTCGCCACCATCGACGCGGCGCAGGGGCTGCCGCTCCATCTCGCGCATGTGCAGTTCTACGCCTATGGCAAGGAAGGCAAGAACGGCTTCTCATCGGCCGGCGCGCTCTTCGCCGAGAAGATCAACGCGAATCCGAATGTTTCGGTCGACGTCGGCCAGGTGATGTTCTCCGACACGGTGACGATCTCGTCCGACGTTCTCAAACAGTTCAACAGCCTGCCCGGCGCGATCCCCAAGAAGGGCGCGATCTTCGACGGCGACGCCAATGGCGGCGGCATCGTTCCCTACGTCTATAAGATTTCGAACTATTACAACGCCATTCAATGGGCGGCGGGGCTCGAGCTCTTCCTGCTGATCGATAATCCCGAGCAGGTGTTTTTTACGACCGACCATCCGAACGGCGGTCCCTTCACCACCTATCCGGAACTCTTTGCGCTGCTGATGAGCGCCGATCTTCGCGCGCAGCATCTTGCGCGCCTTCCGGCTGAGGTGCTGGAGCAGACGACGCTGCCGTCGATCTCGCGCGAATACACGCTTTACGAAATCGCGCAGATGAGCCGCTCCGGCGCCGCGAAGCTCTTTGGCTTTGTCGATCGCGGCCGGCTCAGTCCCGGCGCCGTCGCCGACATCGCCGTTTATAAGCCCGGACGTGACGTCGCCGGCATGTTCCGTCGCGCGGCTCTGGTCTTCAAGGATGGCGTCCTCGTCGTGCGCGATGGCCAAGTCTCGCATTACACGCGCGGCAAGACGCTGCATATTCGCCCGCGCTACGATCAGCAGATTACGAAGCGTCTTGATTCCTACTACGACGATCTTTACGGCCTGCCGCGCAGCATTTTCGACGTGCCTGACGCCGCGCTGCCGCACAAGGACGCCTTTGCGGAGGTTCCATGCCGGATATAA